One segment of Panicum virgatum strain AP13 chromosome 3K, P.virgatum_v5, whole genome shotgun sequence DNA contains the following:
- the LOC120698296 gene encoding histone-lysine N-methyltransferase, H3 lysine-9 specific SUVH1-like, with the protein MYRASNFIPDPNQELLDAKPLRSLAPMFPAPMGVNVNQSSTPPLVCVTPVGQFPTGFGAGNLPAFGSFATFSATANGVSYAGTSANGPIDATPISAYKTRSNMSVDGDDDPYLGNQTLSSERKRRGRPPGSGAHGSNGKFKKPKPTYKNFVAGKELAFLPSTSDPREIVEAVHMTFEALRRRHLQMDETQDASRRADLKAGAIMMASNIRANSGKRVGTVPGVEIGDIFYFRMELCIIGLHAPSMGGIDYMTTKFGNDEDSVAICIVSAGGYENVDDDTDVLVYSGQGGNSRNTEERHDQKLERGNLALERSLHRRNEIRVVRGFKDPFCLTGKIYVYDGLYKIHESWKERTKSGINCFKYKLLREPGQRDGAAIWKMTQKWITNPATRGSVLLADLSSKAEMLPVCLVNEVDHDKGPGHFTYTNQVKYLRPLSSMKQLPGCGCQSVCLPGDSSCACGQHNGGDLPYSSSGLLACRKPIIYECGDSCNCSTNCRNRVTQKGARLHFEVFRTTNRGWGLRCWDPIRAGAFICEYAGEVIDELKVNLNDSEDDYIFQTVCPGDKTLKWNCGPELIGEDSTYVTADEFEPLPIKISAKNMGNVSRFMNHSCSPNVFWQPVQYDHGDDRHPHIMFFALKHIPPMTELTYDYGVAGAESSGSGSRRTKNCMCGSRNCRGLF; encoded by the coding sequence ATGTACAGGGCCTCAAATTTCATACCTGATCCTAATCAGGAGCTCCTAGATGCCAAGCCATTAAGGTCTTTAGCTCCCATGTTCCCTGCACCCATGGGAGTCAATGTTAATCAGTCAAGTACACCACCATTGGTCTGTGTCACTCCGGTTGGCCAATTCCCAACAGGGTTTGGTGCGGGGAACCTTCCTGCCTTTGGATCGTTTGCTACTTTCAGTGCCACTGCAAATGGAGTTTCTTATGCCGGCACCAGTGCCAACGGCCCCATTGATGCTACCCCTATCTCTGCATACAAGACGAGATCAAACATGTCagttgatggtgatgatgatccTTACTTGGGTAACCAAACTTTGTCATCTGAACGGAAGAGGAGAGGCCGTCCTCCTGGTTCTGGTGCACATGGCTCAAATGGTAAGTTCAAGAAACCTAAGCCCACGTACAAGAATTTCGTTGCTGGCAAGGAGCTTGCCTTTCTGCCATCTACATCCGATCCCAGGGAGATTGTGGAAGCAGTTCACATGACCTTTGAGGCACTCCGCCGAAGACATCTGCAGATGGATGAAACACAGGATGCTAGCAGACGCGCAGACCTGAAGGCTGGCGCCATCATGATGGCCAGTAACATCAGGGCCAATTCTGGTAAGAGGGTAGGAACTGTCCCTGGAGTTGAGATAGGTGATATTTTCTATTTCAGGATGGAGCTGTGTATCATTGGGTTGCATGCACCTAGTATGGGAGGCATTGATTACATGACTACTAAGTTTGGAAATGATGAGGATTCTGTAGCGATATGTATCGTCTCTGCAGGCGGTTATGAGAATGTGGATGATGACACAGATGTGCTGGTGTACAGTGGTCAAGGGGGAAATAGTAGGAATACTGAGGAGAGGCATGATCAGAAGCTTGAGAGGGGTAACCTAGCTCTTGAGAGGAGTTTGCACAGGAGGAATGAGATAAGGGTTGTACGGGGCTTCAAGGATCCATTTTGCTTAACTGGAAAAATTTACGTATATGATGGCCTCTACAAGATTCATGAGTCCTGGAAGGAGAGAACAAAGTCTGGTATCAATTGCTTCAAGTACAAGCTGCTGCGTGAACCTGGACAGCGTGATGGAGCTGCAATATGGAAGATGACTCAGAAATGGATAACTAATCCTGCTACCAGAGGCAGTGTTCTACTAGCCGATCTGTCATCTAAGGCTGAAATGTTGCCAGTTTGTCTTGTCAATGAGGTAGACCATGATAAAGGACCTGGACATTTCACGTATACTAATCAGGTCAAATACTTGAGGCCCCTTAGTTCTATGAAGCAGTTGCCGGGCTGCGGATGCCAGAGTGTTTGCCTGCCTGGTGATTCCAGTTGTGCTTGTGGACAACATAATGGAGGTGATTTACCTTACAGTTCATCAGGACTGTTGGCATGCCGCAAACCAATAATCTATGAATGTGGTGATTCTTGCAACTGTTCTACAAATTGCCGGAACAGAGTGACCCAAAAGGGAGCCAGGCTACATTTTGAGGTCTTCAGGACCACCAACCGAGGCTGGGGTCTTCGCTGCTGGGACCCTATTCGTGCTGGTGCATTTATATGTGAGTATGCCGGCGAGGTAATTGATGAGCTCAAAGTTAATCTCAATGACAGTGAAGATGATTACATTTTTCAGACTGTATGTCCTGGTGATAAGACTTTAAAATGGAATTGTGGGCCTGAACTGATAGGTGAGGATAGCACATACGTAACAGCGGATGAATTTGAGCCACTGCCCATCAAGATAAGTGCAAAGAACATGGGAAATGTCTCACGTTTCATGAACCACAGTTGCTCACCGAATGTCTTCTGGCAACCAGTTCAATATGACCATGGAGATGACAGGCATCCACATATAATGTTCTTTGCACTGAAGCATATTCCTCCCATGACAGAGCTGACTTATGACTATGGTGTTGCTGGAGCTGAGTCTAGTGGTTCAGGTTCTCGTAGGACGAAGAACTGCATGTGTGGATCACGAAACTGCCGGGGTTTATTTTGA